The Salvelinus alpinus chromosome 28, SLU_Salpinus.1, whole genome shotgun sequence genome includes a window with the following:
- the LOC139556897 gene encoding protein starmaker-like has product MKVGSKSLCKGAKVHSQYRKKDQAHPAYGITANKNTSASHPERPALLPKRPALHRDQHSSQRDQHSTQRDQHSTQRDQHSTQREQHSTQRDQHSTQRDQHSTQRDQHSSQRDQHSTRDQHSSQRDQHSSQRDQHSSHRDQHSSQRDQYSSQRDQHSSQRDQHSSHRDQHSTQRDQHSSQRDQHSIQRDQHSSQRDQHSTRDQHSTQRDQHSSQRDQHSTQRDQHSSQRDQHSSHRDQHSSQRDQHSTQRDQHSTQRDQYEIRVKST; this is encoded by the coding sequence GTGGGTTCTAAAAGTCTTTGCAAGGGAGCTAAAGTACACAGCCAATACAGGAAGAAAGACCAGGCGCATCCGGCCTATGGGATTACAGCTAATAAAAACACCTCAGCCTCACAcccagagagaccagcactccTCCCAAAGAGACCAGCACTCCACAGAGACCAGCACTCCTcccagagagaccagcactccacccagagagaccagcactccacccagagagaccagcactccaCCCAGAGAGAACAGCACTCCAcccagagagaccagcactccacccagagagaccagcactccacccagagagaccagcactcctcccagagagaccagcactccaCCAGAGACCAGCACTCCTcccagagagaccagcactcctcccagagagaccagcactccTCCCACAGAGACCAGCACTCCTCCCAGAGAGACCAGTACTCCTcccagagagaccagcactcctcccagagagaccagcactccTCCCACAGAGACCAGCACTCCACTCAGAGAGACCAGCACTCCTcccagagagaccagcactccatccagagagaccagcactccTCCCAAAGAGACCAGCACTCCACCAGAGACCAGCACTCCAcccagagagaccagcactcctcccagagagaccagcactccacccagagagaccagcactcctcccagagagaccagcactccTCCCACAGAGACCAGCACTCCTcccagagagaccagcactccacccagagagaccagcactccacccagagagacca